Proteins from a single region of Geothrix sp. PMB-07:
- a CDS encoding NAD(P)/FAD-dependent oxidoreductase, whose protein sequence is MGPRRRILIIGGGLSGLLAAWHLQRRGLEVALWEASAAVGGWAQTLSWPGPEGEPGGLEQGPQGLLIRQGGALDRLARELSLSFLPSAPKGPRWLGKGGRRQLSPVTLAGLLHSRDLNLAAKLRLFAEPFIAKGDTADETLQDFFARRLGEGFARELLPALVAGVLAASPERIAVAALPRLRRLEAHGGLLLGALRLGPEHTQRPVGGTGSLAQALAASVGDVQTNQAVRALEALPDGRWRIVGEASSREADAVVLALPAPVAGGLLRDLAPRAAAWLEGIPQLNLQVWHSRHRLVPGWERGFSLLLHPPEGRGLLGVVSLAADDPRGVPGLLQLRTYLGGAFPVAPDLNHWPGVFAELRRWLPELPEPLQTRREDCPGAFPLLEPGHVQRVRQVVADLPPNLHWLGASRFGPGVPDLAEGIEDWALTLS, encoded by the coding sequence ATGGGACCTAGGCGGCGCATCCTCATCATCGGCGGCGGCCTTTCCGGTCTGCTTGCGGCGTGGCACCTGCAGCGACGCGGCCTGGAGGTCGCGCTGTGGGAGGCCTCCGCCGCCGTGGGCGGCTGGGCCCAAACCCTGTCCTGGCCTGGCCCGGAAGGCGAACCGGGCGGCCTGGAACAGGGCCCGCAGGGACTGCTGATCCGCCAGGGCGGCGCGCTGGATCGCCTGGCGCGGGAGCTGAGCCTGAGCTTCCTCCCTTCCGCCCCCAAGGGCCCGCGCTGGCTGGGCAAGGGCGGGCGGCGCCAGCTCAGCCCTGTCACCTTGGCTGGCCTGTTGCACAGCCGCGACCTGAACCTGGCGGCCAAGTTGCGGCTGTTCGCGGAGCCTTTCATAGCCAAGGGCGACACTGCAGACGAAACCCTGCAGGATTTCTTCGCCCGACGCCTGGGTGAGGGCTTTGCCCGGGAGCTGCTGCCCGCGCTGGTGGCAGGCGTGCTGGCCGCATCGCCGGAACGCATCGCCGTGGCCGCCCTGCCCCGGTTGCGCCGCCTCGAGGCCCACGGTGGCCTGCTGCTCGGCGCCCTTCGCCTTGGCCCCGAGCACACGCAAAGGCCCGTGGGCGGCACAGGTTCCCTGGCCCAGGCCCTCGCCGCCTCTGTCGGGGACGTACAGACAAACCAGGCTGTGCGGGCGCTGGAAGCCCTGCCCGATGGCCGCTGGCGCATCGTCGGCGAGGCTTCCAGCCGCGAGGCCGATGCAGTGGTGCTGGCCCTCCCGGCCCCGGTTGCCGGGGGCCTGCTCCGTGACTTGGCGCCTCGGGCCGCAGCGTGGCTGGAAGGCATCCCCCAGCTCAACCTGCAGGTCTGGCACAGCCGCCATCGCCTGGTCCCCGGCTGGGAACGGGGCTTCAGCCTGCTCCTCCATCCGCCAGAAGGCCGCGGCCTCCTGGGCGTGGTGTCGCTGGCGGCGGACGATCCCCGGGGCGTGCCGGGTCTGCTGCAGCTGCGCACCTACCTGGGCGGCGCCTTTCCGGTGGCGCCCGATCTGAACCACTGGCCCGGCGTGTTCGCGGAGCTGCGCCGCTGGCTGCCGGAACTGCCCGAGCCGCTGCAGACCCGCCGCGAGGACTGCCCCGGCGCCTTCCCCCTGCTGGAGCCGGGCCATGTTCAACGCGTGCGCCAGGTGGTGGCCGACCTGCCCCCAAATCTGCACTGGCTGGGCGCCAGCCGCTTCGGCCCCGGCGTACCCGATCTGGCCGAAGGCATCGAGGATTGGGCCCTGACGCTCTCCTAG
- a CDS encoding lysophospholipid acyltransferase family protein, giving the protein MNPPQPYPIPPAALRQDRGWFWRFLGRAYLKHAGWRVEGPFPEATRYVAIVAPHTSNWDFPLGVALMFAVDLRVSWLGKHSLFKPPFRRLFRWLGGIPVDRRASHGVVGDCVKAFETTPHLLLGLAPEGTRKGVSQWRTGFYQIATGAQVPILPVAFDFKEHVVRLMPLFQPSGSLEEDLPKIQGLFRDAQGLRTRPEA; this is encoded by the coding sequence TTGAACCCGCCCCAGCCGTACCCCATTCCCCCCGCCGCGCTGCGGCAGGACCGCGGCTGGTTCTGGCGCTTCCTGGGACGCGCCTATTTGAAACATGCCGGGTGGCGGGTCGAAGGCCCTTTCCCAGAAGCCACGCGGTACGTGGCCATCGTGGCCCCGCACACCTCGAACTGGGATTTCCCCCTGGGGGTGGCCCTGATGTTCGCCGTGGATCTGCGTGTGTCCTGGCTGGGCAAGCACTCCCTCTTCAAGCCACCCTTCCGACGGCTCTTCCGATGGCTGGGCGGCATTCCCGTGGACCGCAGGGCCAGCCATGGCGTGGTGGGCGATTGCGTGAAAGCCTTCGAGACAACCCCCCACCTCCTCTTGGGCCTGGCCCCCGAGGGCACCCGCAAGGGCGTGAGCCAGTGGCGCACCGGCTTCTACCAGATCGCCACCGGCGCCCAGGTGCCCATCCTGCCCGTGGCCTTTGATTTCAAGGAGCACGTGGTGCGCCTCATGCCACTCTTCCAGCCGAGCGGCAGCCTGGAGGAAGATCTGCCGAAGATCCAGGGCCTCTTCCGCGACGCCCAGGGCCTGCGGACGCGCCCTGAGGCCTGA